Proteins encoded by one window of Deinococcus radiodurans R1 = ATCC 13939 = DSM 20539:
- the mnmE gene encoding tRNA uridine-5-carboxymethylaminomethyl(34) synthesis GTPase MnmE codes for MTFARSSRSGLQDTIAAVATAPGSAGVGIVRVSGPRALEIADGLFRGKRRPSATPGGRFLFGELHADEELLDEGLCLVFRGPRSYTGEDVAEVQTHGSPAVLSRVLARTLDLGARLARPGEFTLRAYLAGRLDLTQAEAVLGLVEASTETARRQSALGLSGALSERVAGVARALTRTLAAIQALLDYPEEGVPDEDRAAPLLGAQSALEELLASAHAGRISTRGARLALIGRPNAGKSSLLNALLGYERSIVTPLPGTTRDYLEAGLELAGVPVTLVDTAGLRETEDLIEAAGVRQAVALAGNADLVLVLEDGSQPREPLPTELPPTATVLRLRTKADLPAAWTDPAALDVSAVTGAGLPALREAIGAALLGDATRGEAWLTTERQTDTVRRALTHVQAARTLPDDLAGYELEEALHALAELTGQDVQEDVVDAVFRNFCVGK; via the coding sequence ATGACGTTTGCCCGCTCCTCGCGTTCCGGTCTGCAAGACACCATCGCCGCTGTCGCCACCGCGCCGGGCAGCGCCGGGGTGGGCATCGTGCGGGTGAGCGGGCCACGCGCACTTGAGATTGCCGATGGGCTGTTCCGGGGCAAGCGGCGCCCGAGCGCGACTCCGGGCGGGCGCTTTCTGTTCGGCGAGTTGCACGCGGACGAAGAACTGCTCGACGAGGGCCTGTGCCTGGTGTTTCGCGGCCCGCGCAGTTATACCGGCGAGGACGTAGCCGAAGTGCAGACCCACGGCAGCCCGGCGGTGCTGAGTCGGGTGCTCGCGCGCACGCTCGACCTCGGTGCGCGGCTGGCGCGGCCCGGCGAGTTCACCCTGCGGGCCTACCTCGCCGGACGGCTCGACCTCACGCAGGCCGAGGCGGTGCTGGGGCTGGTGGAGGCGAGCACCGAAACGGCCCGCCGCCAGAGTGCGCTGGGCCTCAGCGGGGCGCTCAGCGAGCGGGTGGCGGGGGTGGCGCGGGCGCTGACCCGCACGCTGGCGGCGATTCAGGCGCTGCTCGACTACCCTGAAGAAGGCGTGCCCGACGAGGACCGCGCCGCGCCGCTCCTGGGAGCGCAGTCGGCCCTCGAAGAGCTGCTCGCCAGTGCCCACGCCGGGCGCATCAGCACGCGGGGGGCGCGGCTGGCACTCATCGGGCGGCCCAACGCGGGCAAAAGCAGCCTGCTCAATGCGCTGCTCGGCTATGAGCGCTCCATCGTGACGCCGCTGCCGGGCACCACCCGTGATTACCTCGAAGCGGGCCTGGAACTCGCGGGCGTGCCGGTCACGCTGGTGGACACGGCGGGCCTGCGCGAAACCGAGGACCTGATCGAGGCTGCCGGGGTGCGGCAGGCGGTGGCGCTGGCGGGCAACGCCGACCTGGTGCTCGTCCTCGAAGACGGCAGCCAGCCGCGTGAGCCACTGCCGACCGAGCTGCCCCCCACGGCGACGGTGCTGCGCCTGCGGACCAAGGCCGATCTGCCTGCCGCTTGGACCGACCCCGCTGCCCTCGACGTGAGCGCCGTCACGGGCGCCGGTCTGCCCGCGCTGCGCGAGGCCATCGGCGCCGCGCTGCTCGGCGACGCGACGCGGGGCGAGGCGTGGCTGACCACCGAGCGGCAAACCGACACCGTGCGCCGGGCGCTGACCCACGTGCAGGCCGCCCGCACCCTCCCCGACGACCTCGCCGGGTACGAGCTGGAAGAAGCGCTGCACGCCCTGGCCGAGCTCACCGGTCAGGACGTGCAGGAAGATGTGGTGGACGCTGTGTTTCGCAACTTCTGCGTGGGCAAATGA